A region from the Planctomycetaceae bacterium genome encodes:
- a CDS encoding isochorismatase family protein, translating to MTEFPDAESDNGLLRNPDLLNARRSRLLIVDLQQKLVPVIPDCPEILESVGFLLHAAGLTGVPAVISEQYPRGLGSTVASITALAGDVPRIEKVRFSAAEEFCRLIEAAPDMARDTLDSRDQIVVVGIETHVCVLQTALDLVGQGFRVYVVADAVAARHRTDHDWALKRMRDSSVTLCTAESVAFEWCEVAGTDTFRAISRLVRDRADRIRESAEKPVSE from the coding sequence ATGACTGAATTCCCGGACGCCGAATCTGACAACGGTCTGCTGCGCAATCCCGATCTTCTGAACGCCCGCCGCTCCCGGCTGCTGATCGTTGATCTTCAACAGAAACTTGTCCCGGTCATCCCCGACTGTCCGGAGATCCTGGAATCCGTCGGCTTTCTGCTTCACGCCGCAGGACTGACCGGAGTTCCAGCCGTGATTTCGGAACAATATCCGCGGGGACTGGGATCAACGGTGGCATCAATCACGGCTCTCGCTGGTGACGTTCCGCGGATCGAAAAAGTCCGATTCAGCGCCGCGGAGGAATTCTGCAGGCTGATCGAAGCCGCCCCCGACATGGCGAGAGACACACTGGACAGCCGCGACCAGATCGTTGTCGTCGGTATTGAAACTCACGTCTGCGTACTGCAAACGGCTTTGGATCTCGTCGGCCAGGGATTCCGCGTTTACGTTGTCGCCGACGCCGTCGCCGCCAGGCATCGAACGGACCACGACTGGGCACTCAAACGCATGCGAGACAGTTCCGTCACGCTGTGTACTGCCGAAAGCGTCGCGTTTGAATGGTGCGAAGTGGCGGGAACCGACACGTTCCGGGCCATCAGCCGACTGGTTCGTGATCGTGCGGACCGCATTCGGGAATCCGCCGAAAAACCAGTTTCCGAATGA
- a CDS encoding NAD(P)-dependent alcohol dehydrogenase, which produces MRTCQLQNTFGIDSLSIVDQPVPAVGPGQVLVRMTAWSLNYRDLMTVTGTYNPKMKLPVTPLSDGVGEVIEVGAGVTRVTAGDRVAGIFMEDWINGELNAAAAKSARGGAIPGQLAEYVVMKADGVVLVPEHLSDEEAATLPCAAVTAWHGLVTDGDITADDIVLTLGTGGVSLFAAQFAIAIGAKVIGTSGSDEKLQRLRDLGVSDTINYRKTPDWSARVLELTRGTGVDHVVEVGGAGTLPQSLQAVRMGGQISLIGVLSEPGSAINPIPILMKGVRVQGIYVGSRVMFESMNTFIAKHKLRPVVDRVFAFDDVREAFRHMQSGAHFGKIVIRH; this is translated from the coding sequence GTGCGAACCTGCCAACTTCAGAACACGTTCGGTATCGATTCTCTGTCGATCGTCGACCAGCCGGTTCCGGCGGTCGGCCCGGGACAGGTGCTGGTCCGGATGACGGCGTGGTCGCTGAACTACCGCGATCTGATGACGGTCACCGGAACGTACAACCCGAAAATGAAGCTTCCCGTGACGCCGCTGTCAGACGGAGTCGGCGAAGTGATCGAAGTCGGCGCCGGCGTGACTCGCGTGACGGCTGGCGATCGCGTCGCCGGGATCTTCATGGAAGACTGGATCAACGGAGAATTGAACGCAGCCGCTGCGAAGTCCGCTCGCGGCGGAGCGATCCCCGGACAGTTGGCGGAGTACGTCGTCATGAAAGCCGACGGCGTCGTGTTGGTGCCGGAGCATCTCAGCGACGAAGAAGCAGCCACGTTGCCGTGCGCGGCGGTAACGGCGTGGCACGGCCTGGTTACAGACGGCGATATCACGGCTGATGACATCGTGCTGACTCTGGGTACCGGCGGAGTCAGTCTGTTCGCGGCTCAGTTTGCGATCGCCATTGGAGCGAAGGTGATCGGCACATCGGGCAGCGACGAAAAGCTGCAGCGGCTAAGAGATCTCGGAGTTTCCGACACAATCAACTACAGGAAAACGCCCGACTGGAGTGCCCGCGTTCTGGAACTGACCCGCGGCACGGGAGTCGATCACGTGGTGGAAGTTGGCGGTGCGGGAACACTGCCTCAGTCGCTGCAGGCCGTTCGCATGGGAGGTCAGATCAGCCTGATCGGAGTGCTCAGCGAACCCGGCAGCGCTATCAACCCGATTCCAATTCTGATGAAGGGTGTGCGAGTTCAGGGCATCTACGTCGGCAGCCGCGTCATGTTCGAGTCAATGAACACCTTCATCGCGAAGCACAAACTGCGGCCCGTTGTCGACAGGGTGTTCGCTTTCGACGACGTGCGGGAAGCGTTCCGGCACATGCAAAGCGGAGCGCATTTCGGGAAGATCGTGATTCGTCACTGA